GATCTTTCCCATAACGAGCGGTTATGCTTCGAGCATGCCCGACACCGTTCACCGTGCACTCGACGTAGATTCCCACGCGCTGCGCATCGTGCACCGCATCAACGAGCTCGGCTCGATCACCGCCGCCGCGCGATCCCTCGGCTACAGCCAACCGGCGGTGAGCCAGCACCTCAAACGCCTCGAGGCTCGGCTCGGGCTGCCCCTGGTGGCCAAGTCGGGCCGCGGCGTGCGACTCACCGAGGCCGGCCGCATCCTGGCCCGGCACGCGGCCACGGTGACCCAGGCGCTGGATGCCGCGGCGGGCGAACTCAGCGACCTGGCCGGCCTGCGCAGTGGCCGGGTGACACTCGCCGCCTTCCCTTCCGCGTCGGCCACGGTCATCCCCACCCTGTTGCGCGGCCTGTCCCAGCGCCACCCCGGCGTGCAGCTGAGCTATCTCGAGGCCGAACCGCCCGAGGCCGTGCGCGCCGTGCGGGACCGCGCCGCCGACCTCGCGATCACCTTCAGCTATACCGGCGACCAGGCCGACCCGCACCGGCAGAGCGCCCAGGGGCTCACCGTGGTGCCGCTGTGGCGCGATGAGATGCTCGTGGTGCTTCCTCGCGAGCACGCTCTGGCCGGTCACAGCCGCATAGATCTGGCCCGGCTGGCCGAGGACCAGTGGATCGGCGGCTGCCCGCGCTGCCGGGCGCACCTGCTCGACCTCGCTGCCCGCAGCGGCTTCACGCCGGGTATCTCCTACGAGACCGACAACGTCGTGGCCGTGTTCGGTATGGTCGCCGCTGGCCTGGGTGTGGCCCTGGTGCCCGCCCTCGCGATCGCGGCCTCCCCGCTGCCCGCCGGCATCGTGGCCCGGCCCACCACAGCGGGTGACTTCCGCACGATCCACCTCGTCGGCGCCGAGGGCGCGGAGTCGGTTCCTGCGGTGGCCGCCACCATCCGCGCCATCGGTGTGATCGACGCGGCACCGTGGTCGCTGTTCGGCGCCGGCCCTGGGCCACATTCCGCACACGCCGGTGCGGGCCACCCTCGGTAGGATGAATGCCGTATGTCTACTACAACAGCGCACCCGTTCTCGACCGCAACCGGCACTGATGTGCGTGTGCGGTTCTGCCCCTCGCCCACCGGCACGCCGCACGTCGGCCTGATCCGCACGGCCCTGTTCAACTGGGCCTACGCCCGGCACACGGGCGGCAAGTTCATCTTCCGCGTGGAGGACACCGACGCCGCCCGCGACAGCGAGGAAAGCTTCACCCAGCTCCTCGAGGCCATGCGCTGGCTGCGCCTGGACTGGGACGAGGGTGTGGAGACCGGGGGACCGCACGAGCCGTACCGCCAGTCCCAGCGCTACGACATCTACCGCGACGTGATCGCAAAGCTTGTCGAGTCCGGCCATATCTACGAGAGCTTCGCCACCGGCGAGGAGATCGCCGAGCGCAACATCAAGCTCGGCCGCGACCCCAAGCTCGGCTATGACAACTACGAGCGCGACCTCACCGACGAGGAGAAGGACGCGTTCCGCGCCGAGGGGCGCCAGCCGGCGCTCCGCCTCAAGGTGCCCGACACCGAGCTCTCCTTCGACGACCTGGTGCGCGGCGAGATCACCTTCCCGGCCGGCTCGTTCAGCGACTTCGTCGTGGTGCGGCCCAACGGGCATCCGCTCTACCCGTTCGTGAACCCGGTCGACGACGCGCTCATGGGCGTCACCCACGTGCTGCGCGGCGAGGACCTGCTCTCCTCCACCCCGCGCCAGATCGCCCTGTACCACGCGCTGATCGACATCGGACTCACCACCTTCGTGCCCCGCTTCGGCCACCTGCCCTACGTCATGGGCGACAAGAACAAGAAGCTCTCCAAGCGTGACCCCGAGTCGAACCTGTTCCTGCACCGCGAACGCGGCTTCATCCCCGAGGGCCTGGTCAACTACCTGTCCCTGCTGGGCTGGTCACTCACGCATGACCGCGACGTGTTCTCCATCGAGGAGATGATCGCCGCGTTCGACGTCGTGGACGTGAACCCCAACCCGGCGCGCTTCGACCTCAAGAAGGCCGAATCGCTCAACGGCGACCACATCCGCCTGCTCGAGCCGGCCGACTTCGCCTCCCGCGTGGTGCCGTACCTGGTGCACGCCGGCATCGTCACCGAGCCGCTCAGCGACGCCGAGCAGGCCATCCTCACCGCCGCCGCCCCGCTCGTGCAGGAGCGCATCGCCCTGCTCGGCGAGACGCCCGACATGCTCGGCTTCCTGTTCCACAGCGCCGACACCCTCGAGTTCCAGGCGGATGCGCTGAAGTCGCTTCCGCAGAACGCCGCCGAGATCCTCGCAGCCGCCACGGACGCCCTCCGCAACATTCCCGAAGCGGAATGGAAGCACGAGCTCCTGCACACGACCCTCGCGGACACCCTGATCGAGGGCCTCGGCCTCAAGCCCCGGGTCGCGTTCGGCCCGCTGCGCGTGGCCGTGTCCGGCCGCAAGATCTCGCCGCCGCTGTTCGAATCCATGGAGATCCTCGGCCGGAGCGACACCCTGGCCCGCCTGGACCGGCTCTCGGCGACCCTGGTGTCATGAGCCCGGACGGTTCAGTGAACGCCGGCGGCGGCGCCTCCGCTGCCGGCGCCGCCGAGACGCCATACGACGTCGTCATCATCGGTGCCGGCCCAGCCGGCCTGGCCGCGGGGCTCAACCTGGTGCGCGCCCGCCGGCGCACCCTGATGATCGACAGCAACCGGCCCCGGCATTCGGCCACTCTCCGGTCGCACGGTTTCATCACCCGGGACGGCGTTCCGCCCCTGGAGCTGAGGCGCATCGGCCGTGAGGAGTATGAGGCTTATCCGGCCGCCGAGTTCCACATGGGGCTCGTGCGCGCCGTGGAGGCCCTGGCGGGCGCCGAGGCGACGGACGCCACAGTGGCCCGCTTCACGGTGTCGACCAAGGGCATGCGCGGCGAGAAGAACCGGGTGGTCACGGCGCGCACCGTGCTGATCGCCACCGGCCTGGCCGAGACGCTGCCGGCGCTGCCGAGCATCCGCGCCTGGTACGGCACCAACCTGCACAGCTGCATCGCCTGCGACGGCTACGAAGAGGCCGACCGCGCCCTCGCCCTGATCGGCGAGACCGACGACCTCGCCGAGCACGCCCTGCTCATCTCGCAGTGGACCGACGACCTCATCGTCTTCACGAACGGTGTCGGCCAGGTCACCGACGCCGACGAAGCGGCACTTGCCGCACGCGGCATCCGTGTCGACCGGCGCGCCCTCACCGACGTGGTGGGGGAGCGCGGCGCCATGACTGGTATCGAGGTCGCCGACGGTGAGTTCGTGGCCAGGGAGGGCGGTTTTGTGCGTCCCCGGTACGAGGCAGCCGCGACGTTCGCGGGTGCGCTTCATCCGGCCACGGATGCGTCCGGCCTGATCGTCGTCGACCCGCAGGGCCGCACCTCGGTGCCCGGTCTCTTCGCCGCGGGCGACACCACCCCGCCCGGACCGGAGCAGTTGCTTGTCTCCGCAGGCGAGGGTGCGCGCGCCGCGGTGGCCATCAACCGCGAGCTTCTCGGCCCGCTCGCGACACACCCTCCACTCAATTTGGCTGGTCGCACCGAAGTGGGCTAGAGTTACTTTTCGGCGCGGTTCTCGGACTACGCCATTGGGGTATGGTGTAATTGGCAACACGGATGATTCTGGTTCATTTGTTCTTGGTTCGAGTCCAGGTACCCCAGCAGTAGCAAAACCCCCGGTCATGCGGGGGTTTTTTCATGTGGACTCCGTCGTTGGGTCATGTCCGAAAACCGCTAGAGCGACGGGCCGGTTTGGGGCGCTTCTCATCATTTATGCCGGTCAGTAGTGAATTGACGTTTCGGATCCTATGAGAAGTCTGAATGGTTGCGAGGTTCTTGGTTCGAGTCTTCCGACAAAGTGGCGCTCATCAGGGAATGCTGTGCCCGGGTAGAGAAGAATATTGGCTCGGCCCGCCCACGATGCCTGGTATTCCGGGCGTTTGTGTGACCAGAAACGCACCACAATCGACGTTGGTTTCTGGTGTCGCATTCGGCCGTGGCTGTTAGCGCTGAGGGGTGCGTGTTACCTGTTGGTTGTTCGGCGCATCCAGCGGACTGCCTGCTGCGAACTGGTAGCAGCCGTCAGTACGTTCGCCATCCTTATGTTGATGTGTGCGAGTAGAATATGTTCTAGGAGTCATATTGCGATTGGGAGGTGGTGATCGTGGCAGCGTCATCCACCCTGGTTAGGGCCGCCCGACGGAGCCGTAATCTCACACAGGCGCGCCTTGCAGAGTTGACCGGCATCGACCAGGCCAGCGTCTCTCATCATGAACGGGGAAGAGACGCCGCCTACAGCACCGTTGATCGGCTCCTCGCTGGCACCGGGCATCGACTGTACGCCGCTCCCACACGACGGGACGACGCAGCCAGTTCGGCAGTGGCAATTCGTGAACATCTGCGCGCCCGTGACACAGACCGGGCCCTGCGGGCGCTCCTCCAATTGAATGACAACCTCACCGCCGAACACGGACTCGTCCGAGGAATCCTCGGCCTGACAGAGCCGGAAAACACCGGGGATCGGGTGTGGGACGCGGCGATCGCGGCCCTGGTGGCTTGGCGACTCAACCAGGAAGACATCCCGCTCCCTGGATGGGTCAACAACCCCGATCGCACGCTCACCGTACCTGTCGTTTTCCGGGTCGACCCGGCCGACCCGGCGCCTGAGCGTGATGACGTGCCGGTTGAGTTCGCCGAACGCGGTGTCTTCGCTTGGGCAGATACCTTCGCAAGTGTGTGATGACAGCCACTCCGCTAGATCGTGACGCGATCATCCTGGGCCTTTGAGATCTCGTCGCCGAGCTACACGATGCGGGCGAGGTCGCTGGCATCCGGCTCGTGGGCGGCGCTGCACTCGCCCTGCGCTACTTCGACCGGGGGACGACGCAGGACCTAGATGTCCTTCACGTCAATCCCGGCTCAGATGAGCCAGTCGCCGCCGCCGAGAGGGTCGCCTATAAGCGCGGATGGGACGCGAAATGGCTGAACTTCGAGGTCACAAAGGCCGACGCCCTCCCCACTCTCGGCCGCGCCGTTGAGTGGGAAACGATCCACGACGCGGATGGCATCGTTATCGAAGTGGCATCCAAGGAGGCGATGCTGGCTATGAAGCTTCGAGCGAACCGACCCGGGCGCGACACCCGCGACATCAGGCTCCTCCTCGCACTGTGTGACGTCCACACGCTTGAGGACGCGGGCGAACTCTACGAGCAGTTCTACCCCGGCGATGTTCTCACGCCACGTGCGGAGAAGATCGTGAACGCCATCCTCGACGGTGAACCCACGGTAGCGCCGCATTCGCCAGGTCCGATCAACATCTGATCCGAGGTCCGTCCCCTCCTTGCAGGCTGGTCAGCGGGGGAAGCCAGTTTCACCTGCATTCTGGTCGCGCATCTGACGCACCTTAGGACCGTCAGGTCTGAAACTCTGCTGGACGCTGGAGCGGACCTTCAGGCGGTGCTCGCCGCGGGCCAGGAGGCAGGCCGCCGGGCCGGCGGGGTACCGCCAGACGCAACAAGAGCGCATACTGGCCAAATGCCCCGCGCCGCCACGAGCTACAGAACGCTCGCCTCCATCAGCAGGATCACCCTGCTCTGGCACCTTCAGCGCCGCGGCACCATGACCGTGACCGACCTCGCCGACGCCGCCGGGCTACACCCGAACACCGCCAGGGAACACCTGCAACGACTGGTCGACGACGGCTTCATCACCTGCCAGCCCGAAAACCGCGAGACCAAGGGTCGTCCCCGGATGCTGTACAGCGCGGCCGCCCGCGCCATCGAACCCGGGTCAGTGCGGGCCGCCAAGGCGGAAGCCGCACACCGCCGCGGCGAACTGGTGCGCAAGCTTCTGCCTCTTGAGGCCATCACGAGCACGCCTCGTCAGAACCAGATCGATGCGCTCGACGACCATCTCGACCAGAGCGGCTTCGACTCCGACCACGACCCTGACGGCACCCACGTGCATCTCCACGACTGCCCGTACAGCGAGATGGTGAAGCTGCACCCCGAGGTCTGTGCGGTGCACTACGGCCTGATCCAGACACTCCTCGAGCAGACGGACGGCCCGCTCGAGGCCGAGCGGATGCATCCGCTGGTCGGCCCGGACACCTGCACCCTTGACTTGCTCGTTCGGGTGCTGGAGCCGGCGAGAGCCCCGGTCCTGGGTCCGCCGCCGATTATTCACGGTGTTTCGCGGTTGTAGCGATTTTCAGCAACGGTCAGGCTTACCCCCGAGGGTGTCACTGACCGTGGTGACTCCCACAGGGCAAGGGGATCACCGTGAAATCACTGAAGAACTCCATCTTCGCGAGGTCTGGTCAGGCCAGCGCTCGGGCCGCCAAGCCCGGCACCGACGGCCCCCTCACAGACACGATCCTCAACTTCGGCCGGTTCCTCCGCCGCGGTGAGACCTCGCCAGACCTCCGCTCGGTGTTCCTCGAGGGCGGCCGCGACGCCGACTCCTTCTACCGTGACCGCTGGACCCACGACAAGGAAGTCCGCTCCACCCACGGCGTGAACTGCACGGGCTCCTGCTCCTGGAAGGTGTACGTCAAGGACGGCATCATCACCTGGGAGACCCAGCAGACCGACTACCCCTCCGTTGGCCCGGACTCGCCCGAGTACGAGCCGCGGGGCTGCCCCCGTGGTGCCGCGTTCAGCTGGTACACCTACTCGCCCACCCGGGTGCGTTACCCCTACGTGCGTGGTGTGCTGCTTGAGCTGTACCGTGCGGCCAAGGCCCGCACCGGTGACCCGGTTCTCGCTTGGGCCGAGGTCACCGACAACCCCGAGAGCGCCAAGGCATACAAGAGCGCCCGCGGTCAGGGCGGCCTGGTGCGCGCCAGCTGGGACGAAGCCTCCGAGATCGTCGCTGCCGCACACGTGCACACCATCAAGAAGTACGGGCCGGACCGCATCGCCGGCTTCTCGCCGATCCCGGCCATGTCGATCGTGTCGCAGGGTGTCGGCAACCGGTTCATCTCCATGCTCGGCGGCACCATGCTCTCGTTCTACGACTGGTACGCCGACCTGCCCGTCGCCAGCCCGCAGGTCTTCGGCGACCAGACGGATGTGCCCGAATCGGCCGACTGGTGGAACTCCAGCTATCTGATCATGTGGGGCTCGAATGTGCCCGTCACCCGCACCCCCGACGCGCACTTCATGGTCGAGGCCCGTTACCGGGGCCAGAAGGTCATCACGGTCTCACCCGACTACGCCGACAACTCCAAGTTCGCCGACGAATGGCTCGCCGTTCACCCCGGCACCGACGGCGCCCTCGCCATCGCGATGGGCCACGTCGTGCTCAAGGAATTCCTGGTCGACCGCCGCACCACCCGCTTTGTCGACTACATGAAGCGCTACAGCGACTCCGCCTACCTGATCAGCCTCACCCCGCGCGGCGACGCCTACGTGCCCGGCAAATTCCTCACCGCGGATGCCCTGCCCGGTCTGGCCACGACAGTCGCCAGCGCCGCTTTCAAGACAGTGATGCTCGACCAGAACGGCCAGGCCGTGGTGCCCAACGGCTCCATCGGACACCGCTTCAGCGAGACCGACGCCGGCAAGTGGAACCTCGACCTCGAGGGCATCGACCCACTGCTCTCGATCGCGGATGCACCCGGCTACGACCAGGCATCCGTCGCCATCGACATGCCCCGCTTCGACGTGGCTCCGGAGACCGACGAAATCGGCGAACAGCACGCCGGCGGCGCCGGTATCGTGCGCCGCGGCGTGCCCGTAAGAATGGTGGCCGGCCAGCTGGTCACCACCGTGTTCGACCTGCTGCTCGCCCAGTACGGCGTGGGCCGGGACGAACTGAACCTGCCCGGCTACTGGCCCACCGGCTACGACGACGCCACCTCGCCCGGCACCCCCGCCTGGCAGGAGAGCATCACCTCGGTGCCACGCCAGGCCGCCGAACGCATCGGCCGCGAGTTCGCGCAGAACGCCGAGGACTCCGACGGTCGCTCGATGATCCTGATGGGTGCCGGAACCAACCACTGGTTCCACTCCGACACCATCTACCGCGCCTTTCTGGCGCTGACCACCATGACCGGTTGCCAGGGGGTCAACGGCGGCGGTTGGGCTCACTACGTGGGCCAGGAGAAGGTCCGCCCGCTCACCGGCTACGGCCAGTACGCCTTCGGCCTGGACTGGGTGCGGCCGCCGCGTCAGATGATCGGCACCGGATTCTTCTACCTCGCCACCGACCAGTGGCGCTACGACGGCCTCTCCGCCGACACCCTCTCCAGCCCGCTCGGCTCCGGCGTCTTCAAGGACCGCACCACGGCCGACTGCCTGGTCGAATCCACTAAACGCGGCTGGATGCCCGGCTACCCGACTTTCAACCGCAACTCGCTCGACCTCGTCGATGACGCCGCGGCGGCCGGAGTCGAACCGGCCCAGTACGTCGTTGACTCCCTGGGCGACGGCAGCCTGGAGTACGCCATCGAAGACCCGGATGCGCCGGAGAACTTCCCGCGCGTCATGGTCGTCTGGCGGGCCAACATCATCGGCTCCTCGGGCAAGGGCAACGAGTACTTCCTCAAACACCTGCTCGGCACCAAGAGTGCCGTGCGGGCGCCGGAGTCGCCGCCCCAGAAGCGCCCGAAGACCATGAAATGGCACGAGTCCGCCCCGGAGGGCAAGCTCGACCTGATGGTCACCAGCGACTTCCGCATGACGTCGACCACGATCTACAGCGACGTCGTGCTGCCGCCGGCCACCTGGTACGAGAAGAACGACCTGTCGACCACCGACATGCACCCGTTCATCCACTCGTTCAATCCGGCCATCGACCCGCCGTTCCAGTCCAAGACCGACTTCGACATCTTCCACATCCTGGCGGAGAAGATCTCCCAGATGTCGGTGAAGCACCTCGGTGTGCGCAAAGACCTCGTCGCGATCCCGTTGCTGCACGACACCCCGGATGCCATGTCGAGCCCGCACGGCATCGTCGAAGACAACCTGCCATTGGTCCCCGGTGTCACCATGCCCAAGCTCGTGGTGGTCGAACGTGACTACCCGGCCTTCTACGAGAGGCTCGGCTCGCTGGGTCCGCTCACCGAGAAGCTCGGCATGGTCACCAAGGGCGTCAAGTTCAATCCCGACGTGGAGGTGGCCTACCTCGGCCAGAAGAACGGCCTCATCGCCAGCGGCCCCACCGCAGGCCGGCCGCAGCTGAAAACCGCCATCCAGGCCTGTGAAATGGTGCTGGCCCTTTCGGGAACCACAAACGGGCGGCTCGGTACCCAGGGCTTCCGCGACATGGAGAAGCGCACCGGTGTGAAGCTGGCGCACCTGGCCAGCGACAACGAGGGTCGTCGGTTCTCCTACCCGGACGTGCAGGGCGCGCCGGTTCCGGTGCTCACCTCCCCGGAGTGGTCGGGTAGCGAGCACGGCGGCCGCCGCTACAGTGCCTTCACGATCAACGTTGAACATCTCAAACCGTGGCACACCCTCACCGGGCGGCAACACTTCTACCTCGACCACGACTGGATGGTGGAGCTCGGCGAGCAGTTGCCGATCTACCGGCCGCCGCTGGACATGCACCGCCTGTTCGAGGACTCCATCGTCGGCTCTACCGCCGCCACCGGAGCCCCTGGCTCGAAGGGTCGCGCCGAGGTTGCCGTGCGATACCTCACGCCGCACTCCAAGTGGTCGATCCACTCTGAGTACCAGGACAACCTGCTGATGCTCTCGCTGTCCCGCGGTGGTCCCACCATCTGGATGTCCCCGCAGGACGCCAACAAGATCGGCGTGCGCGACAACGAGTGGATCGAGTCCTACAACCGCAACGGTGTGGTCGTGGCCCGGGCCATCGTCTCGCATCGGATGCCCGAGGGCACGGTGTACATGTATCACGCGAAGGACCGCACCATCAACGTGCCCGTCGCCGAGACCAGCGGAATGCGCGGTGGCACCAACAACTCGCTCACCCGCATCCTGCTCAAGCCTTCTCACCTGATCGGCGGCTATGCCCAGCTGTCGTTCGCTTTCAACTACCTCGGCCCGACCGGGAACCAACGCGACGAGGTCACCGTGATTCGTCGACGCAGCCAGGAGGTTGAGTACTAAATGCGCGTAATGGCTCAAATGTCGATGATCATGAATCTCGACAAATGCATCGGGTGTCACACCTGTTCAGTCACCTGCAAGCAGGTCTGGACCAACCGCACCGGCGTCGAGTACGCCTGGTTCAACAACGTGGAGACCAAGCCCGGCGTGGGCTACCCGCGCCAGTACGAAGACCAGGAGAAGTGGAAGGGCGGCTGGGTGCGCAACAAGCGCGGCCGGCTGAAACTGCGCGCCGGCGGTCGGCTGAGCAAGCTGCTGCACATCTTCGACAACCCCGATCTTCCCGTGATCGACGACTACTACGAGCCGTGGACCTACGACTACGACATGCTCACCACGGCTCCGGCCGGAACCCAGAGCCCGGTCGCCAGGCCCAAGTCGCTCTTGACCGGCAAGAACATGGACATCAAGTGGTCCGGCAACTGGGATGACAACCTCGGTGGCTCGCAGGAGACCGCGGCTGACGACCCCATCCTCGCCACCATGAGCGAGCACGTGAAGATGGAGTTCGAGAACACCTTCATGTTCTACCTGCCGCGCATCTGCGAGCACTGCCTCAACCCCGCCTGTGTCGCGGCCTGCCCCTCGGGTGCCATGTACAAGCGCGAAGAAGACGGCATCGTCCTCGTCGACGAGGACGGCTGCCGCGGCTGGCGCATGTGCGTCTCGGCGTGCCCCTACAAGAAGGTGTACTTCAATCACAAGACCGGCAAGGCCGAGAAGTGCACGCTCTGCTACCCCCTGATCGAACAGGGTAAGCCCACCATCTGCTCCGAGACGTGCGTGGGACGCCTGCGCTACCTCGGTCTGATGCTCTATGACGCCGACGCCGTGCTTGCGCAGGCCTCGGTCGAGAACGAGCACGACCTGCTCGACGCCCAGCGCGCCTGCTTCCTCGACCCGTTCGACCCCGAGGTCATCGCGGCGGCCAAGGCCGAGGGCATGGAGGACGACTGGATCCTCGCCGCGCAGAACAGCCCGATCTACAAGATGATCTCCGAGTACAAGATCGCGCTGCCGCTGCACCCCGAATACCGCACCATGCCCATGGTCTGGTATATCCCGCCGCTCTCGCCGGTCGTCGACGTGGTTTCCACCACCCAGGCCGACAGCGAGGACGCCCGCACTCTGTTCGCCGCGATCGACCGCCTGCGCATCCCGGTCGAGTACCTGGCCGGGCTGTTCTCGGCCGGCGACGTGCGGCCCGTGGAGGCGTCGCTGAAGAAGCTCGCCGCCATGCGCTCCTACATGCGCGACATCAACCTCGGCAAGCCAGCAGACGAGCGGATTCCAAAGGCCGTGGGCATGACGGGCGAGACGATGGAAGCCATGTACCGGCTCCTCGCGATCGCCAAGTACGAGGACCGCTACGTCATTCCCAAGGCTCACGTGGAAACCGCGCGCGAACTCGACGAGCTCGCCTGCTCGCTCGACACCGACGGTGGCCCCGGAATGGGCGGACCCGGCCAGAATGCCGGACCGTTCGGCCAGGAACCCGGCATGCCACTGGCCGGCACAGTCTCGAACTACAACGAGATGACCGGCCGCGGCGGTGAGAAGACCAAGCCCACCACGCCGGGCCGGGTCAACCTGCTCAACTGGACCGGCGGCGCCGTGCCCCAGGGAATGTTCCCGCCCAAGAAGAGCCCAGAGGCCACAGCGTGAGAATGCCCAAGCTCGCGCCCCGGCGGGTGACGGCGCTCACTCTTGGCGACGGCGACCGCCACATCGCGCACATGGCGGCATCTTTGCTGATGGACTACCCCGACGAGGCGCGCCGCGGCCGGTTCTCGGCCGTGGCCGCGTCGGTCGAGAAGCTTCCGGATGGCCTGCGGGCCGCGTTCGGCGCCTTCCTCGACGCCGCGGGGGAGATGAACCAGCAGGAGTTGGAGGTGCACTTCACCGCTACCTTCGACCTCAAACGCAAGTGCTGTCCGTACTTGAGCTACTACGCGGCCGGCGACACCCGTCGCCGCGGGATGGCTCTGGTGCGCTTCGTCGAGGCCTACCGGGCCGCCGGCTGGGAGGTTGCGGCCGACGAGTTGCCCGACTACCTGCCGATGGTGCTCGAGTTCTCGGCGCTGAGCGATTCACCGATCGCCGGCGAGCTGCTCTCGGCGCACCGGGACGGCATCGAGGTGCTGCGTTCGGCCCTCGAGAAGGTCAACAGCCCCTACATGCACCTCGTCGAGGCCGTTTGCCTTTCGTTGCCGCCGATCGACGACGCCACCCGCCAGCGCTACCTCGACCTCGTCAACGAAGGTCCCCCTACCGAAACGGTCGGCATGACGTTCCTCGGCAATCTCAAACCATTCTCCGCCGATGGCGGTTCCAGTGAGGACGTAAGGGTATGACCCCGCTCGACTATCTCCTGTGGGTGGCGTTCCCCTACATCGCCGCCGCCACCTTCGTGGTCGGCCACATCCTGCGCTACCGGTTCGACCAGTTCGGTTGGACCTCCCGTTCCAGCCAGACGTACGAGAACCGGCTGCTGCGCTGGGGGTCGCCGATGTTCCACTACGGCATGCTCATGGTGATCGGCGGCCACGTGGTCGGTCTGTTCATTCCCAAGCCATGGCTGGAATTCTTCGGGGTCACCGAGCACATCTACCACATCGGGGCCACCTGGCTCGGGAGCATCGCGGCCGTGCTGACCATCGCTGGACTGGTCATCCTGATCATCCGCCGGCGTCTGGTCACCCGGGTACACCTGGCCACCACGGTGATGGACAAGGTGATGTACATCTTCCTCGGCGGCACCATCCTGTTCGGCACCACCGCCACCGTCCTGCACCAGGTGCTCGGCGCCGGCTACGACTACCGCGGCTCGATCTCACCGTGGATCCGCAGCCTCTGGGGTTTCCAGCCGCAGCCGGAGCTGATGAGCGATGTACCGTTCTTCTTCCAGCTGCACGTGCTCACCGCCACCGCGCTGTTCCTGCTCTGGCCGTTCACCCGCCTGGTGCACGTGTTCTCGGCGCCGATCGGCTACATCTGGCGCCCATATGTGATCTACCGCTCCCGCGACACCCACAAGGGCTCCGGCGCCCGCACGGTCAAGCGTGGTTGGGAGAAGGCCGAGCTGCCCAATGTGCGCGTCTCTCCACGCGCCGATGAGCCCGCCCGGCCGTCCCGTTCCCG
This is a stretch of genomic DNA from Cryobacterium soli. It encodes these proteins:
- a CDS encoding nitrate reductase subunit alpha, whose product is MKNSIFARSGQASARAAKPGTDGPLTDTILNFGRFLRRGETSPDLRSVFLEGGRDADSFYRDRWTHDKEVRSTHGVNCTGSCSWKVYVKDGIITWETQQTDYPSVGPDSPEYEPRGCPRGAAFSWYTYSPTRVRYPYVRGVLLELYRAAKARTGDPVLAWAEVTDNPESAKAYKSARGQGGLVRASWDEASEIVAAAHVHTIKKYGPDRIAGFSPIPAMSIVSQGVGNRFISMLGGTMLSFYDWYADLPVASPQVFGDQTDVPESADWWNSSYLIMWGSNVPVTRTPDAHFMVEARYRGQKVITVSPDYADNSKFADEWLAVHPGTDGALAIAMGHVVLKEFLVDRRTTRFVDYMKRYSDSAYLISLTPRGDAYVPGKFLTADALPGLATTVASAAFKTVMLDQNGQAVVPNGSIGHRFSETDAGKWNLDLEGIDPLLSIADAPGYDQASVAIDMPRFDVAPETDEIGEQHAGGAGIVRRGVPVRMVAGQLVTTVFDLLLAQYGVGRDELNLPGYWPTGYDDATSPGTPAWQESITSVPRQAAERIGREFAQNAEDSDGRSMILMGAGTNHWFHSDTIYRAFLALTTMTGCQGVNGGGWAHYVGQEKVRPLTGYGQYAFGLDWVRPPRQMIGTGFFYLATDQWRYDGLSADTLSSPLGSGVFKDRTTADCLVESTKRGWMPGYPTFNRNSLDLVDDAAAAGVEPAQYVVDSLGDGSLEYAIEDPDAPENFPRVMVVWRANIIGSSGKGNEYFLKHLLGTKSAVRAPESPPQKRPKTMKWHESAPEGKLDLMVTSDFRMTSTTIYSDVVLPPATWYEKNDLSTTDMHPFIHSFNPAIDPPFQSKTDFDIFHILAEKISQMSVKHLGVRKDLVAIPLLHDTPDAMSSPHGIVEDNLPLVPGVTMPKLVVVERDYPAFYERLGSLGPLTEKLGMVTKGVKFNPDVEVAYLGQKNGLIASGPTAGRPQLKTAIQACEMVLALSGTTNGRLGTQGFRDMEKRTGVKLAHLASDNEGRRFSYPDVQGAPVPVLTSPEWSGSEHGGRRYSAFTINVEHLKPWHTLTGRQHFYLDHDWMVELGEQLPIYRPPLDMHRLFEDSIVGSTAATGAPGSKGRAEVAVRYLTPHSKWSIHSEYQDNLLMLSLSRGGPTIWMSPQDANKIGVRDNEWIESYNRNGVVVARAIVSHRMPEGTVYMYHAKDRTINVPVAETSGMRGGTNNSLTRILLKPSHLIGGYAQLSFAFNYLGPTGNQRDEVTVIRRRSQEVEY
- the narI gene encoding respiratory nitrate reductase subunit gamma encodes the protein MTPLDYLLWVAFPYIAAATFVVGHILRYRFDQFGWTSRSSQTYENRLLRWGSPMFHYGMLMVIGGHVVGLFIPKPWLEFFGVTEHIYHIGATWLGSIAAVLTIAGLVILIIRRRLVTRVHLATTVMDKVMYIFLGGTILFGTTATVLHQVLGAGYDYRGSISPWIRSLWGFQPQPELMSDVPFFFQLHVLTATALFLLWPFTRLVHVFSAPIGYIWRPYVIYRSRDTHKGSGARTVKRGWEKAELPNVRVSPRADEPARPSRSRTNIRR
- the narJ gene encoding nitrate reductase molybdenum cofactor assembly chaperone, with protein sequence MPKLAPRRVTALTLGDGDRHIAHMAASLLMDYPDEARRGRFSAVAASVEKLPDGLRAAFGAFLDAAGEMNQQELEVHFTATFDLKRKCCPYLSYYAAGDTRRRGMALVRFVEAYRAAGWEVAADELPDYLPMVLEFSALSDSPIAGELLSAHRDGIEVLRSALEKVNSPYMHLVEAVCLSLPPIDDATRQRYLDLVNEGPPTETVGMTFLGNLKPFSADGGSSEDVRV
- the narH gene encoding nitrate reductase subunit beta; this encodes MRVMAQMSMIMNLDKCIGCHTCSVTCKQVWTNRTGVEYAWFNNVETKPGVGYPRQYEDQEKWKGGWVRNKRGRLKLRAGGRLSKLLHIFDNPDLPVIDDYYEPWTYDYDMLTTAPAGTQSPVARPKSLLTGKNMDIKWSGNWDDNLGGSQETAADDPILATMSEHVKMEFENTFMFYLPRICEHCLNPACVAACPSGAMYKREEDGIVLVDEDGCRGWRMCVSACPYKKVYFNHKTGKAEKCTLCYPLIEQGKPTICSETCVGRLRYLGLMLYDADAVLAQASVENEHDLLDAQRACFLDPFDPEVIAAAKAEGMEDDWILAAQNSPIYKMISEYKIALPLHPEYRTMPMVWYIPPLSPVVDVVSTTQADSEDARTLFAAIDRLRIPVEYLAGLFSAGDVRPVEASLKKLAAMRSYMRDINLGKPADERIPKAVGMTGETMEAMYRLLAIAKYEDRYVIPKAHVETARELDELACSLDTDGGPGMGGPGQNAGPFGQEPGMPLAGTVSNYNEMTGRGGEKTKPTTPGRVNLLNWTGGAVPQGMFPPKKSPEATA